From a single Leptospira neocaledonica genomic region:
- a CDS encoding PEGA domain-containing protein: protein MNLLFFRKVSAFVLLICLAPLFVGTPTYAIDEYYRFPEYSSPEKIQFEKERKLCIFPLRNLSGDSSLDFYSSGYASVLYSGLKSLVQIYDESLIPKSIQHSFGPNPSEVKPNLREGEWDYAGLEKLKKGELSLNVSKDPRYLALKVQPYETETAPDEGFIIPISRKYDCFYSTYGEFEKKGEEIRISIRMRSSKDGSKKEFFHKTSVRRSYQELTPVIEEIRKILLGKHTKALFVKTGNQYDSLVFLDGNYIGKTPLKRNDILSGIHDIRITKNGYSDWIGQVDLRESPKDLDIILEKDKKEGFLSVDSDPQGAKVYLGSEYLGITPLVKVPVKIGWNRLRFVLGDHVDQFKGVEIKKGEVSEVKAKLKEGESVSYYKNKKYLFLDHTYDDFAIYSLYGSLFFYAGYYYFNLRADQALENARPMVQITNFTALEALQQSSPNFQTFALSYLYQESIYNDAKSKSDYFRSISGRFGKHQGIQGGLMLYGIGTMLILSATFYALGLDSETLEVGVAPVKTMPTFVRGLEGQYETESYAKFNMKF from the coding sequence TTGAACTTATTATTCTTCCGAAAGGTATCCGCCTTTGTTTTGCTAATTTGTTTGGCTCCTTTGTTCGTCGGAACTCCAACATATGCTATAGACGAATATTATCGTTTTCCTGAATATTCTTCTCCCGAGAAAATCCAATTTGAGAAGGAAAGAAAACTATGTATTTTCCCTCTTAGGAATTTATCCGGCGATTCCTCTTTGGATTTCTATTCTTCAGGTTATGCTTCCGTTTTATATTCTGGTTTAAAATCTTTAGTTCAGATCTACGATGAATCTTTAATCCCTAAGTCTATCCAACATTCTTTTGGTCCAAATCCGTCGGAGGTTAAACCGAATTTAAGAGAGGGAGAATGGGATTATGCAGGACTTGAAAAACTAAAGAAGGGAGAACTTTCCTTAAACGTATCCAAAGACCCTAGATATTTGGCTTTAAAGGTCCAACCTTACGAAACAGAGACTGCTCCCGACGAAGGATTCATTATTCCAATCTCCAGAAAATACGACTGTTTTTATTCCACCTACGGAGAATTTGAGAAGAAGGGAGAAGAAATCCGAATTAGTATCCGAATGAGGTCTTCTAAAGATGGATCTAAAAAAGAATTCTTTCATAAAACAAGCGTTAGGCGTTCTTATCAGGAATTAACCCCCGTTATAGAGGAGATCCGGAAAATACTTTTGGGGAAACATACAAAAGCACTTTTCGTCAAAACCGGAAATCAATACGATTCTTTGGTGTTTTTGGACGGGAATTATATAGGTAAAACTCCTTTAAAAAGAAATGATATTCTTTCTGGGATTCACGATATTCGTATCACTAAAAACGGATATTCCGACTGGATAGGCCAAGTGGATCTGAGAGAATCTCCTAAGGACCTTGATATTATATTAGAAAAAGATAAAAAAGAAGGTTTTCTCTCCGTAGATTCCGACCCTCAAGGGGCCAAGGTCTATTTAGGCTCCGAATATTTAGGAATTACTCCGCTCGTAAAAGTTCCCGTTAAAATAGGATGGAATAGATTAAGATTCGTTTTAGGCGATCATGTAGACCAATTCAAAGGAGTGGAGATTAAAAAAGGAGAAGTATCCGAAGTTAAAGCTAAGCTGAAAGAAGGAGAGTCCGTTTCATATTATAAGAATAAAAAATATTTATTCTTAGATCATACCTATGACGATTTCGCGATTTATTCCCTTTACGGAAGTTTGTTCTTCTATGCAGGTTATTATTATTTCAATCTAAGGGCAGATCAGGCTTTGGAAAACGCAAGGCCGATGGTTCAAATCACAAATTTTACGGCTCTGGAGGCATTGCAGCAATCTTCTCCTAATTTTCAGACATTTGCGCTTTCTTATCTTTATCAGGAAAGTATCTATAACGACGCTAAGAGTAAATCCGACTATTTCAGATCTATTTCCGGAAGATTCGGAAAACACCAAGGGATCCAAGGTGGACTCATGTTATATGGGATCGGGACGATGCTGATATTATCAGCTACATTCTACGCTCTAGGATTGGATTCTGAAACCTTGGAAGTAGGAGTGGCTCCGGTCAAAACTATGCCTACTTTTGTTAGAGGTTTGGAAGGGCAGTATGAAACCGAGTCTTATGCAAAATTTAATATGAAATTTTGA
- a CDS encoding HD domain-containing protein has translation MNESEILQNEFFLILKSAGVSEELVRKSWEEIRSRYSEPHRKYHTLTHLYYFLNRLKEFQNRISDWDTVLLALFYHDLIYDVKEKDNEEQSADISQTRLELFGYSKDRISLCKNLILATKTHESIQDDTADLFTDCDLSILGAEQKYYQEYSEQIREEYNIYPDELYKPGRKKVLEHFLSMDFIFKTKEYREKKEKRARENLSWELGTL, from the coding sequence ATGAACGAATCCGAAATTCTACAAAATGAATTCTTCCTTATTTTAAAAAGCGCCGGAGTTTCGGAAGAACTTGTCCGGAAATCTTGGGAAGAAATTCGCAGCAGATATTCCGAGCCTCACAGAAAATATCATACCTTAACTCATTTGTATTATTTTCTGAATCGATTGAAGGAATTTCAAAATCGCATTTCGGATTGGGATACCGTCTTGCTCGCTCTCTTTTATCACGATTTAATTTACGACGTGAAAGAGAAGGATAACGAAGAACAAAGCGCGGATATTTCCCAAACAAGACTCGAACTTTTCGGATATTCGAAAGATAGAATCAGTTTATGTAAAAATTTGATCTTAGCGACCAAAACTCACGAGTCCATTCAAGATGATACGGCAGATCTTTTTACAGATTGTGATCTTTCTATCTTGGGTGCCGAGCAGAAATATTATCAGGAATATTCTGAGCAGATTAGAGAAGAATATAATATATATCCGGATGAACTATATAAACCGGGTAGGAAAAAAGTGTTGGAACATTTTTTGTCGATGGATTTTATCTTTAAAACTAAAGAATATAGAGAAAAAAAAGAAAAACGGGCCAGAGAAAATCTGAGCTGGGAACTGGGGACTTTATAA